TCTTTAGCACGTCTGTTGTTTTCAATGTccaaaatatttagaatttgaagACATTCTTTCTAAAGGTTTGTTCATAATTTCACAATCTTGTTGAgtcatcctttcttctctaagcatccattttcttgcctaagtagctctctttgtctctcagtAACCACATCACGTCTCTCAATAGTCGTTTCGCGTCTCTTAATAGCCGCAACTCTAACTTGTTCTCTAGCCACAACCCACACCAAGTTCAGTTCACTTTGGTgagcaagttcttccatatGTTTTGTACAATCACTCCTGGAAGacctccctttttttctttgcaaCATTGTTACCTTGAGGCCTGAGTGAATAATAAGTCGGTTATGACACTCCTTTAGGGATCACTTCAGGCACTTCAAATGTGTTGCCTTCCTGTTAATGCAAGTCTACTTCTGGCAGAGAGTGTAGAGGGATGTCattcatgacaacttctggactgGCTAGCACAATTCTGAAATTGGGATACTCTTTGACAACATTCCTGATAGTTgaataatttgtttttgttttttgcattGTAGGAATCTTGTGCTTGAAGTGTCTATAAAATGTGGGTGAAGACAATATTATAATCAAACTAATAATGTCAATTTGGGTTGGGtgtaatacaaataaataaatgaataaataaaatattgtcGCCCGATCCACTAAATTTTCACCACTTCGAAGATTAGAAGTAGATTGAGCAAGGGCGTCTCTGCAATAAGTAAGCAATTGGTTAAGTGTTTTCCAATGACATTGAAGAGATTGATCTGTTCTTATAGGGCCAAGCTTCCCAGAAAACAAGGTATGAACCGTCTTCCAAACTTCTCGCAAGTGCATCTCATTAGCCGTAATCAGGTCATGAGTGGCTTGAACCCAACATTCCCACAACATAACATCTTCAATGGCCGACCAATTCGAACATGCTTCATTAGCCACTTTTTTGTAAACAAAAGTGtatgaaaactttgagagaaagattagtcgaaagttttgaaaattttgaaatgtggtgtaaggtggaagataatagttaggtatttataaataaataaatatatatatatatatattatttttctatatttttagtaattttttattaacttaattaatctGGGCTATTGgattacaaaaaaattgaaatccaacAGCCTAGATTTTGATATGGGTCTAACagtaacattttttattttttcatttttttgccaaaaaacCTAGACCGTTGCTTGGTTCACTTGATTTCACAAAATGACTTAACATTAATGTTTGGGTGAGAaactttcaaattttaaaaaagttagGCATAGTGATGAAAAAATGGATTGGATACAAAGGAATAAAAGTGCACCGCGTAACATTACAAAAGGCATATGTCAtatagtactacggtctaataatatttctcttcacttgtaagtgagaggtcatcggttcgattatcgccaaaggcaaatttaaatcacattattgctagcccattgtaaggCCAAGCGCATCCCTCTCTTTTAgacttttagtgtagataatatcgtttattaaaaaaaaaaaaacattacaaaAGGCATGTGAGAAATGACTTTAAATTTAGAAGTCCCTCACCCAAACcctaaataatattttataggCACTTCATTAACCAACAAAATATATAATTCTAACAGACTTTAGGGTCTTCAAGTTCGCTACAATATGTAACCAAGCTTTATAACATCCAAAGAAAAGTGATTTGTAATATGAGCTGTGATCTTTAAATTCTACCATTTTGATCGTTGGTAGTTTAATACAAGAGTAAATAATAAAGCAGTTGAGCACTTTTCAATATCATTTCTTTTTACCACGGTTAAACAGAACAGAACAAAACAAACGAGCACGCGCTTCTACACTGTCTTGTGTTCCCATGTCCATGCCTAGCAGGCCTTCAACTTTCCTACGATTGAATCAAAAGAATAAGACGGAAAAATGGAAAACCTCGAAAACTATTCGCTGAGCGGCACACAAATTTACACAAAACTGAGCACCATACCCTGCAAGGATATAAAAGCCTCATTCATCTTTCGTCCCATTATCGCGTCTCTTGTTCTGCCCAGCTTTGACAAGCAATGCCAAAAGAGCTTCACAAACTTGAGAAGCATCTGCTTCAGAAGGGTCGTCTGACAACGACGAATACAGGAGCTGAAAGAAAATACAATAACAGAGGCAAGAAATCTCAACATGAAAATGACTCCGGAACaatgaaaaaattatttttctttaccGTTGTTTTCGTTAACACCAGATAGTCACATGGACGCACTCACTCCTTACATACCTTAATCACTTGACGGATCACAATCTGCATTAGCTTTCGTAAATTCACATAATCACCAAGCTGTCCCTCTCGCAAGATATCTGTAGCTATTGAGCTACTACCTCCATATGGACTTTGTGCTAACGCCAAACCGGCAACCTTATCTTTCAAATCAGGCCAATACAATGATAGAGCTGCTGCTGCATCTATTCCCCATTTGCTATGTCCCGGAAGCAATGTTAATGTGTCTGAATTCTAGAGATTTGAACTGAAGAAGGAAAGCTGAACAAAGAGCAAAAACAAACCGAAGAACACAATGGAAGATGAATagttctcttcttctctctgtcAAATTGCAGAGGAATATTTTCTATGTTAATAAAAGAGCACGAAGCACATGCTTTTACATAACTGATGGCCTAGCACTTGGGACCACACATACACTACATTTCATCCTAGACACACATCTTTCTAATCTCATGGATCACTCaacacatggcactcatggccttttTACAAAACTAGACATTTACACTTTGCCTCATTCTGCACAAGTGGATACACCAATTTaaaacaaacttattctaaaacTTTTCAGCTCAAATACTTATAgttcaacactcccctttaagttTTGAGCTGATTTCACACCAAGCATATCTCGAAGATAGTTGAATCGATCCTTAGACAAAGCCTTAGTAAATATGTCTGCCACCTGCTCATTTGTTGGACAGTACACCAAATCGATTATCCCTTCCTGGAGTGCATTCTTGATAAAATGATACCTTCTGTCAATGTGCTTGGTTTTCTGATGGAAAACAGGATTTTTAGTAATTGCAATTGCTGCTGTATTATCACAGTGTACTGGAGTCGCTTCAGTTTGCATCTCACCAAAATCTTCAAGAACAAATCTAAGCCAAATGGCTTGAGCAGTTGCTTCAGAGGCACTGATGTACTCTGCTTCTGCTGTAGAGAGTGCTACACAATTCTGCTTCATTGAGGCCCACAAGAACACTCCACTACCAAAGGAAAATGCATAACCGGAAGTACTTTTGCTGTCATCAACAAATCctccccaatcactatcacaaAAACCGATTAACATTGCATTCTTTCCTTTGACATACTCCAGACCATAGTCTAATGTTCCCTTGATGTATCTAAGCACTTTTTTGGCAGTCCCATAGTGTTTGTTTGTGGGAGAATGCATGAACCTGGAAAGTAGACTTGCTGCATACATTATGTCTGGTCTTGTAGCTGTAAGATACAGTAAACTGCCCACAATTTTTCTATACTGTTCTTCATTTGCTGGACCACTTCCATCATCCTTACTAAGTTTTTCAGCTGGAATCAATGGTGTAAACACAGACTTGCAttcattcaacccaaatttattCAACAAGGAAGAGGCATACTTCTTTTGGTGAATAAATATGCTGAAATTGGTTTGAATGACTCCCATTccaagaaaatggtgaagtAAACCCAAATCAGTCATCTCATATTTCATCATCATGTCCTCTTTGAATTCTTCCAACATTTCTATGCTACTACCTGTGTAgacaatatcatctacatagatAGACACAATTATAATATCTTTTTCTCCCCTTGACTTGATGTACAATGTTGGTTCACTGAGACTCTTTTGGAAACCACACTGGGAGAAGTAAGCATCAATTTCTCCATACCAGGCTCTAGGTGCCTGTTTCAGTCCATAAAGAGCTTTATGAAGCCTATACACTTTATCTTCTTTGCCTTGCACTGTGAATCCCTCTGGTTGGTCTACATATACTTCTTCCTGCAGTACTCCATTTAGGAAGGCAGATTTAACATCAAGTTGATACAACCTCCAGCTCTTTTGAGCAGCTAATGCAATGAGAGTTCTGATAGTGTCCAGTCTAGCCACTGGAGCATAAGTTTCATTATAGTCGAAACCAGGTTTCTGGGCATAACCTTTGGCAACCAACCTTGCCTTGTTCTTCAATACtgtgccatccagattcaatTTGGTTTTATAGACCCATTTAACCCCAATGACAGGCTGCATTGTTGGTCTATCTACTAATTCCCATGTACCATTCTTTTCAATCATGGTCAACTCATCCTGCATTGCTCTTAACCATGATTCATCTTGAGCTGCTTCTTCATATCTTTCAGGTTCCATAACACACAGATTGCATTAAGCAAAAATATCATCAAGATTTCTCCATTTCAGAGGTGTGTGATCATAATCCTCTGAAAGCTTTGCAGATTCAGGAGTACAACTTTCTTGTTCTTGTATATGAAAAGGAGAACTAGGACTGAGAGAACTTCCTTCAATCACACTCATCTCATATGGATTCATACCAACTACATTTTCAGGTTGATCCTGAATGTAGGTTGCAGCAGCTGAACTTTGTggattttctttccaattccagGTCATAGATTCATCAAAGACTACATCTCTTGACAGGATTAATTTGTTAGTACATGGATTAAATATTCTGTATCCCTTCTCACATGTAGCATAACCAACAAATACACCTTTAATACTCTTAGCATCTAGCTTCTGTCTTGTCTCAGTGGGTACATGTACATAGCACAGGGAACCAAAGATCTTGAGATGTGCTATACCTGGTTTTCTGCCACTATAAGCTTCAAAAGGAGTCATATTTCCAAGTGCCATTGTAGGACACCTATTTAGAATATATACAGCTGTGTGTACTGCTTCAGCCCAAAGGACATATGGCATACCTCTATCATGGAGCATAGTTTTTGCCATTTCAACCACAGTTCGATTTTTCCTTTCCACTACtccattctgttgaggagtaTAAGCCATGGTGAGTTGCCTTTGAATGCCTTCAGTTTCACAGAACTTAGTGAACTCAGAAGATAAGAATTCTCCACCTCTGTCACTCCTTAGACTTTTAACTTTGAAACCACTCTGCAGCTCCACCATTGACTTGAaccttttaaaataattgaatgcATCAGATTTGTATCTGAGAAAATACACCCAAATCATTCTTGTACAATCATCGATGAGTAACATGAAGTATCTGTTTCCAGCCAAAGATGCATTCTGCATAGGACCACACAAATCAACATGAATAAGTTCCAGGGGACAGTTTGCTCTCCAAGattgattctttggaaaccaGTCTCTTTGTTGCTTTCCAAATTGACATCCTTGACAtacatctttgatttcttctagGTATGGAAGACCATGCACCATATTTTTCTCACTGAGTTGCTTCAACCCCCTGAAGTTCAAATGACCTAGTCTTCTGTGCCAAGTCCGAGTAGAGTGATCTATGCTTGCTTTCAGAACCAACCGGTTGTCTTGCAACAGAGAAAGAGGATAGCAACGATTTTCCTTCTTCTTGACCTTGATGACAAGATTGTCAAGTGAAGGTCCATCAAACACACTACACAAACCTCCTCCAAACACTAGATAATATCCATGCTCATCCATTTGACCTACACTcaacaaattttccttcaatcCTGGCAAGTGCATGACCTCTCTAATGTACTTCTTCCCCTTATTAGTATCAATTTCCAATGAGCCCATTCCAGCAACATTTACTAACACTCCAGTAGGCATCTGCAcctttccaacaacatttgttCTTATATCAACAAGGAGATCAGCATTCCCTGTCATGTGGTTACTACAACCACTGTCAATGTACCAATTTCCATTGACATTTTTCTCTGAAATTGCACTATTAGCATAGAACAGATTCCCTGTCACTTCCACCTGATTTGCAGAATTTGCCTTTTGCATAATCTTCCCTATAGTGCATTCTCTAGCCCAATGACCAAACTTATCACAGTTATAACATTTGGGCTTCCCTTTATATCTACATTCACCAAAATGAAACTTAGAACACACTCTACACTGTGGTTTGGTACCCTCTTGACTCATAACCTGTGAGGAAGCATTATTCTGTGCAACATTTGTGAATGATTTTTGCTGAAACTTTGGTTTTGAATCCCACTTCTTACCCTTTTGATTCCAATTTCTCTGTGGTTTAAAATTACTAGACTGAGCATAACTTCGATTCTGCCCTTTTGAATTAACAGTAAGAGAAGAAAATGCTTTCTCAGTTGCATCTGAGGAATGCAAATCAAACCTCTGCTCTTGACTCTTCAATATAGCTAGGACCTCTTGCAGTTCAACAGATTCTAGACATTTGGTGTTTTCTATCACTAAGCATATAGGATCATATATCTTAGTGAGACTGATTAACACCTTCTGAACTAATCTCTCATTTGACAAAGTTTCACCAAacgttttcatttgattaatcagATCATTCAAACGAGTAAGATACCCAGTCAAGGATTCATCATCACGCATTCTAGTGTATTCAAATTCTCGTCTGAGATTTTGGAGTTTCACAGATCTTACCTGATCCCCACCGTGATATTCACCATGTAACAGATCCCATGCCATTTTTGCTGAGTCTGCGTTTGCGATTCGAGGGAAGATCTGGTCGGAGACTGCGCTTGAATGATTCCGAGAGCTTTTGCATCTTTCATGAAGATTGCAGCCATTTTCTCATCATCGTCAGCATCAACATCTGTATCTTCATCAGTCttagctttcttcttcttcgaatcgaGAACCGAAATCCCTTTTTCCACCAGATTCCATAGTCCATGTGACTTGAAAATGGTAACCATTTTGATTCTCcagaactcgtagttctcaccggAGAAGATCGGGGTCCTCACTTCAGCACCTCCAGATCCAGCCATTTTTCAAATCTTTCGTGAGCTTCGATTGAGCTCAGTAACCTCACAGATTTACGCCCGGATTTTTAAACGACGcaacctggctctgaggccatgttaatGTGTCTGAATTCTAGAGATTTGAACTGAAGAAGGAAAGTTGAACAAAGAGCAAAAACAAACCGAAGAACACAATGGAAGATGAATagttctcttcttctctctgtcAAATTGCAGAGGAATATTTTCTATGTTAATAAAAGAGCACGAAGCACATGCTTTTACATAACTGATGGCCTAGCACTTGGGACCACACATACTACATTTCATCCTAGACACACATCTTTCTAATCTCATGGATCACTCaacacatggcactcatggccttttTACAAAACTAGACATTTACACTTTGCCTCATTCTGCACAAGTGGATACACCAATTTaaaacaaacttattctaaaacTTTTCAGCTCAAATACTTATAGTTCAACAAGCAAGACACGTTTTTTGGAACCCTAATAGAGTTCCTCAATGTATTCTTTTATCTCCCGAGCATTTTTTTCAACCGAAGCCTGATTGTTGATTATTAACACTTAGTAGAGAATATAATAATAATGTGAAAAaggatttttctttaaaaataaaaaatacctcACCATGAATCTTTGCTATATGACAGACCAAACCCAGCTTTGATAAACTCATTTTTGCGTTTACAAAATATAGTGGTCCATGGTTGCTGAAAAGGCCTAATGATTACAAAAGTAACCAAAACTTCATAAGCAAAATGTATATAGGATTGAAAAGAAAAGCACaaatttgacaaagaaaaaacaaaaaaagctcCGCAATGCACCATTCACATCATACAAGCAAGCCACATCAGTACTATCATTTTGTGTTTATTCGAAGAAATTGGAACCAACAAACAAACCATCGAGTTTGGCAATCTGTGAACACCATGCCTGGGTAGGGGAGAAGGATTTCCATTAATTCTGGCATCAACATGATAAGAAGATCTATatgcaaactaaaaataaaatacagtaTACTACACCTGATATCCCCCAAAATCTCCATGAACCTTTCAGTACTGTCTTCAACAGGTGGCATTGTCGGATCACGCTGTAGCCATCCTATATCATCTGCCGACCCACGAACAGTTTTTCCCACCCGATCAATAAGGCTGAAAGCAACACAATAATCACTATTGAAGTTGAAAAGCATGAATgacgcaaaaaataaaaagctcaCAGAAATACAAGCTTAAAGATATATCACTGACAAATATATGGCTTGGTTCCAATAAGAGGCCCACTACACATCCCCCATAGGATACTCTAGTAACAGGCAATAAATCATATTCCTACTTTGTGTTGGGAAGTTGCTGGAGGAGCTAAGCTTTTAGCTGCAAGATAGGCTATCCCATACTATTGACACTTCATGGTTTCTAAGGCTATGTAGCTTTCTCAGAAAGCACTGATGcctacaaatttattttttaactttctTTCTCTGCTAGTGTTATTCTTACCTATACTTACTGTAACCATAACCAGAATGCATTTTCCACAATTCCATGTAAAAGTTTTGTTAGCTTCTTGTGGTGCAATAGCCATCAAGATACAGAAATTTCCAGGTCAAGCTTCTTATTTCTCAGTTagattatttattaattatttgggGAGGGATCGTGCTGGTGGTTAGCATGTAAGAATATTTTAATATTCTAAAGTGGTCCATATGACACGGTCCATATGATATGTCGGGTTTAACGGATATTATCATTTGTAAATAATCCTATTGGTTaaattatgagaaatgtttcCTATCAAATTACTATGATGGGTGGTAATTGATTATGGGCTTTAAATGGAAACGGGTCCTCTCTCTACCTCACttatatatattgcatataCCCATCTAATATGCACTTGATAGAAAAAACACGATTAGGGTTTTCACGTGCAAATAGAGGCAAGAGAGAGAACACCTATTTCCTCCGCCGTTGACAGAATCCGTTTGGGATCTCACAGCGTTCGTTGTCATGGATCAAGGTACGCTTGGTTGTTTAATGTATTTCCGTAAATTCTTTGTATGTGAAAATCATGAAGTTCGATGATCTTGGCttaattgttttaagtttcaCATGTGGAATCGGTGGTTAATTAGGGTGCAATGTCTGCTGTTTTGAGGCAGACATGATTGTATTTTATTTGCATGTATTGATTATGCATGTTGGGATTAAGAAATTGTAATCTTAGTTTTATTACAATTTTTGCCGAATTGCATATTTGGGTATGGAAATTATGATGCAATTTGGGCGATTCTTTTAGTTGGAATTAGTTAAAGTAATTTGAATACCTATGATTGATCATTACGATTATAAACGTCAttcatttaatttgtaattcgTCTTACGAAATTATTTGCAAGTCACCAAAGTGGCCAAACTAGAAAGATTACATGGAttcaaattaaatgatgattaatCAATTACTCATGGTAGGATGATGCATATGAACGAACAAAACCTTATTATGTTTTAAAGGTTTGTACATGAGtaatatgtttttcatttgtcaTAAATTCTTAAGGGTCACCCAAAGGTAGACTAATTGCTCATATGATTGATGATATGAATGTGTTGAGAATTgtatatttcatttttatttgttcggATATCCAAAGATAACGAAACTTGTCTTGTTAGAGATGTACAATTATCAATAAGGTATTATGCATCAATGATTGTTTGTATTGTTGTAGTATCTACCCAAAGGAGAATATGATAATTCACTTATTGTTATTACACGTGTTTTTATTACTCAAAGCATTAATGTTGTGAGCTTTTGAATTGCAGTGTTAGTGCCTGTTTCTCTTCATTCGCTTGCTCCATCTATTCCCTCACTTAATGGAACAAATTTCTCAGATTGGAGTGAGCAAGTTCAGTTTCACCTTGGTGTTCTAGATCTTGATTTAGCACTTCGAACTGATAAACCTGCTGCTCTTACGAATACAAGCAGCACTGAGGAAAAATCTCTCTATAATGCCTGGGAGAGATCGAACAGATTGAGCATAATGTTCATGCGAATGACTATAGCGAGCAACATAAAGACTGGCCTTCCTCAAGCTGAAACTGCTAAGGAATACTTGAAAAATATTGAGACTCGTTTCAAGACTGCTGACAAGTCTCTTGCTGGGACATTAATGGCTGAGCTTACCACCAAGAAATTTGATGGTATGCGAAGCATGCATGAGCATGTCCTTGAAATGACTAATATAGCAGCAAAGCTAAAGACTCTTGGAATGAAT
This is a stretch of genomic DNA from Malus domestica chromosome 02, GDT2T_hap1. It encodes these proteins:
- the LOC139193701 gene encoding uncharacterized protein, whose product is MDQVLVPVSLHSLAPSIPSLNGTNFSDWSEQVQFHLGVLDLDLALRTDKPAALTNTSSTEEKSLYNAWERSNRLSIMFMRMTIASNIKTGLPQAETAKEYLKNIETRFKTADKSLAGTLMAELTTKKFDGMRSMHEHVLEMTNIAAKLKTLGMNVDDSFLVQFILNSLPPQYGPFQINYNAIKDKWNVDELATKLVQEEGRLKQQGEHSVHLVSQGAERKFGRKPGKGKKRGPPKVNGPANATQAHDKEQKSDLCRFCRKPGHYQRNCQKFKEWFEKKGIPYDPNFKSK